From the genome of Maribacter algicola, one region includes:
- a CDS encoding TonB-dependent receptor, with translation MKLRNIIFVPILLLCLIGTAQTASITGIVLDEENNPLPNTEISSGTTRIFSDETGFYLMELVSDVEMTITFAHIGHQKVILENLLLNTNETYEFHPVLKTDALQVDEVTVTANGNREPNEILSISPEKIRKIPGANAGVENVLKLLPGVTSNNELSTQYSVRGGNYDENLVYINEIEVYRPFMVRSAQQEGLSFVNSDLVQDVMFSPGGFQAKYGDKLSSVLDIKYKIPTSFNIMGDFSFLGASVAMDTRSKKKRLSSTSGFRYRNNALLLNSLQTQGSLQPTFTDFQSFVTYQVSNKFNLNFLGNLSVNNYKNEPRQRQTNFGTITDPKALTVFYEGRENNRFATALGAIKGNYYLNDNTALKIIASMYHTTEEEYSDIIASYRLGEVDSNLGSDEFGQPTNSRGVGSQFNRARNDLDALIFNFSHRGIYQKNKVRMEWGLKYTHEDIRDQLRESEFIDSLGFSVRPPGTPFANNQPEEPFIAPLEAYQSINALNFVKTNRFSGFLQMGAQTDWKSNVLYYNLGIRAHYWTVSGRNVEKVSHMTLSPRIQIALKPNWKRDMLFRIAAGIYQQPPFYRELRDSTGTINPNVEAQKSLHIVAGNEYSFLLWNRPFSLTSEGYYKKLTQVNPYTLEDVRIRYSANNNAEAYVYGAELRLNGAFVPGTESWVSLGYMETKENRNNRGYISRPTDQRLKMGILFQDYIPNMPELKMYLNLVYATGVPGGSPSYADPYIFQNRLRDYKRADLGISYIFADKSKNYPESNWLHAFKNLSVGFEIFNMFNNQNSITNTWVRDVDSKTEFAIPNYLTSRVLNLRVQMRL, from the coding sequence TTGAAGCTTAGGAACATCATTTTCGTCCCAATACTGCTTTTATGCCTTATTGGGACTGCCCAAACTGCCTCTATAACGGGAATTGTGCTGGATGAGGAAAACAATCCCCTTCCCAACACTGAAATTAGTTCTGGCACAACAAGGATATTTTCAGATGAAACGGGCTTTTATCTTATGGAACTGGTTTCCGATGTTGAAATGACCATCACCTTTGCGCATATTGGCCATCAAAAGGTCATTCTGGAAAATTTACTGTTGAACACCAACGAAACTTATGAATTTCACCCGGTTTTAAAAACCGATGCACTTCAAGTAGATGAAGTTACCGTTACGGCCAATGGAAATAGGGAACCTAATGAAATACTTTCCATTTCTCCCGAAAAAATCCGAAAGATACCGGGAGCAAATGCCGGTGTTGAAAACGTTCTAAAGCTATTACCTGGCGTAACCTCCAACAACGAATTGAGCACCCAATATTCCGTGCGCGGTGGAAATTATGACGAGAATTTGGTCTATATCAATGAAATTGAGGTATATAGGCCTTTTATGGTCCGTTCCGCGCAACAGGAGGGGCTTAGTTTTGTCAATAGTGACCTTGTTCAGGATGTCATGTTTTCACCGGGGGGGTTTCAAGCAAAATATGGTGACAAACTATCCTCGGTATTGGATATCAAATACAAAATACCAACAAGTTTTAACATTATGGGGGATTTTAGTTTTTTGGGTGCCAGTGTGGCTATGGATACGCGCTCCAAGAAAAAACGGTTGAGCTCAACATCGGGCTTTCGCTATCGCAATAATGCCCTATTGCTGAACAGTCTACAGACACAGGGCAGTCTACAGCCCACCTTTACAGATTTTCAAAGTTTTGTAACCTATCAGGTTTCCAACAAATTCAACCTAAACTTCTTGGGAAATCTATCGGTCAACAATTATAAAAATGAACCGAGACAAAGACAGACGAACTTTGGGACCATAACGGACCCTAAGGCATTGACCGTTTTTTACGAGGGAAGGGAAAACAATCGTTTTGCGACCGCCTTGGGAGCCATCAAGGGAAATTACTATTTGAACGATAATACCGCCTTAAAGATCATCGCATCCATGTATCATACCACAGAGGAAGAATATTCTGATATAATAGCGAGCTACAGGCTAGGAGAAGTTGATAGTAACCTGGGAAGCGATGAATTTGGACAACCAACCAATAGCCGCGGAGTGGGTTCACAGTTCAATAGGGCCCGGAACGATTTGGACGCACTCATATTTAATTTTTCCCATAGAGGCATCTACCAAAAAAACAAAGTGAGGATGGAATGGGGCTTAAAGTATACACATGAGGATATCAGGGACCAACTTCGGGAATCTGAATTTATAGATTCTTTGGGATTTTCGGTTAGGCCGCCAGGCACGCCTTTTGCAAACAACCAACCCGAAGAACCCTTTATAGCTCCCTTAGAGGCCTATCAAAGTATAAATGCCCTGAATTTCGTTAAGACCAATAGATTTTCTGGATTTCTTCAAATGGGAGCCCAAACGGATTGGAAGTCGAACGTTCTGTACTACAATCTAGGAATTAGGGCCCACTACTGGACGGTCAGTGGAAGGAATGTGGAAAAAGTATCGCATATGACACTGAGTCCCAGGATTCAAATTGCCTTAAAGCCCAACTGGAAGCGCGACATGTTGTTCAGAATTGCAGCAGGCATCTACCAGCAACCCCCTTTTTACAGGGAACTAAGGGATAGTACAGGTACTATAAACCCTAATGTGGAGGCCCAAAAATCCCTTCACATCGTAGCAGGTAACGAGTATAGTTTCCTACTTTGGAATCGCCCATTTTCCTTAACAAGTGAAGGGTATTATAAAAAACTGACACAGGTAAATCCCTATACACTAGAGGATGTACGAATAAGATACAGTGCCAATAACAATGCCGAGGCTTACGTATACGGGGCTGAACTTCGACTTAACGGGGCCTTTGTCCCAGGAACAGAATCTTGGGTAAGCTTGGGCTATATGGAAACAAAGGAAAATAGAAATAACCGTGGCTATATTTCCAGGCCGACCGATCAAAGGTTGAAAATGGGTATTTTATTCCAAGACTACATTCCCAATATGCCAGAGTTGAAAATGTATTTGAATCTGGTGTACGCTACTGGAGTACCGGGAGGGTCCCCTAGTTACGCCGATCCTTATATTTTTCAGAATAGATTAAGAGATTATAAACGTGCCGATTTAGGAATTTCCTATATTTTTGCCGATAAGAGTAAGAACTATCCCGAAAGTAATTGGTTACATGCTTTCAAGAATTTAAGTGTCGGTTTTGAAATATTCAATATGTTCAACAATCAAAACTCGATAACCAATACGTGGGTGAGGGACGTGGATAGCAAAACTGAGTTTGCAATACCCAACTATCTTACATCCAGAGTTTTAAATCTGAGAGTACAAATGCGATTGTGA
- a CDS encoding cell division protein ZapA, protein MSEKLKIKLSIADRVYPLTIDPSQEEGLRRAAKNIEQLAKKFEQNYAVRDKQDVLAMCALQFASKIEQKGIEQTKGTEEAEERLKALAELVNLQLASK, encoded by the coding sequence ATGTCTGAAAAGCTCAAAATAAAACTCTCCATTGCGGATAGGGTCTACCCATTGACCATAGACCCTAGTCAGGAAGAGGGTTTGAGAAGGGCGGCCAAAAATATTGAACAATTGGCCAAAAAGTTTGAGCAGAACTATGCCGTGCGCGATAAGCAGGATGTATTGGCCATGTGTGCCTTGCAGTTTGCCTCAAAAATTGAGCAGAAGGGAATAGAACAGACAAAGGGAACCGAGGAAGCGGAGGAGCGCTTAAAGGCGCTTGCGGAATTGGTGAACCTACAGCTTGCATCAAAATAA
- the rny gene encoding ribonuclease Y: MDSTMIIIAGIVGLAIGFAVAKFMEKGKASKTIANARKDAAQILKEAKIEGENIKKDKILQAKEKFLELKAEHEKVIIGKDKKIGEAEKRTRDKESQVSSELAKNKQLNSQLENKIKEVEHTKEFFEKKQAEVDKLHKSQVQQLEVISGLSADEAKSQLIASLRDTAKSDAMGYIQTTLEEAKLTAQQEARKIVINTIQRIGTEEAVENCVSVFNIESDDVKGRIIGREGRNIRALESATGVEIIVDDTPEAIILSCFDSVRREVARLSLHKLVTDGRIHPARIEEVVKKTEKQIEAEIIEIGKRTVIDLGIHGLHPELIKAVGRMKYRSSYGQNLLQHSREVAKLCGVMASELGLNAKIAKRAGLLHDIGKVPNTEAEMETPHAILGMQWAEKYGEKPEVCNAIGAHHDEIEMKTLISPIVQVCDAISGARPGARRQVLDSYIQRLKDLEEIAFGFGGVQKAYAIQAGRELRVIVESEKVSDEKAAQLSFEISQKIQTDMTYPGQVKVTVIRETRAVNVAK; encoded by the coding sequence ATGGATAGTACAATGATTATAATAGCTGGTATTGTTGGTTTGGCCATTGGTTTTGCCGTTGCCAAGTTTATGGAAAAGGGCAAGGCTTCCAAGACCATAGCAAACGCCAGGAAGGATGCGGCCCAAATTTTAAAGGAGGCAAAGATAGAGGGTGAAAACATTAAAAAGGACAAAATACTCCAGGCAAAGGAGAAATTCCTTGAGCTTAAAGCGGAACATGAGAAGGTGATTATCGGCAAGGACAAGAAAATAGGCGAGGCCGAGAAAAGGACGCGAGACAAGGAGTCACAAGTTAGTAGCGAGCTTGCCAAGAATAAACAGTTGAATTCCCAATTGGAAAATAAGATCAAGGAAGTGGAGCATACCAAGGAGTTCTTTGAAAAGAAGCAGGCAGAGGTAGATAAGCTACACAAAAGCCAGGTCCAGCAATTGGAGGTCATTTCCGGCCTTTCTGCAGATGAGGCAAAAAGCCAATTGATAGCAAGCCTAAGGGATACGGCCAAGTCTGATGCCATGGGTTATATACAGACCACTTTGGAAGAAGCCAAGCTTACGGCACAACAGGAGGCGAGAAAAATTGTTATCAATACCATCCAAAGAATCGGTACCGAGGAAGCTGTGGAGAACTGCGTGTCTGTTTTCAATATAGAGTCTGATGATGTTAAAGGTCGTATAATAGGTAGGGAAGGAAGAAACATTAGAGCGTTGGAATCCGCTACAGGTGTTGAAATTATTGTAGATGACACGCCAGAGGCCATTATTTTATCTTGTTTTGATTCGGTAAGGAGAGAGGTTGCCAGATTGTCCTTACATAAGTTGGTGACCGATGGAAGAATACATCCTGCGAGGATCGAGGAGGTCGTTAAAAAGACAGAAAAGCAAATAGAGGCCGAAATCATTGAAATAGGTAAACGAACCGTTATAGATCTGGGCATCCACGGACTACACCCAGAATTGATCAAAGCGGTAGGTAGAATGAAATATAGGTCTTCTTACGGTCAAAACTTGTTGCAGCATTCACGTGAGGTCGCCAAACTGTGTGGTGTTATGGCTTCGGAATTGGGCCTTAATGCCAAAATTGCCAAAAGAGCGGGTTTACTGCACGATATTGGAAAGGTTCCCAACACAGAGGCGGAGATGGAAACCCCACACGCAATATTGGGCATGCAATGGGCGGAGAAATATGGTGAAAAACCAGAAGTTTGTAACGCCATTGGAGCCCACCATGATGAAATTGAAATGAAGACCCTAATTTCACCTATTGTACAAGTTTGTGATGCCATTAGCGGTGCACGTCCCGGTGCAAGAAGGCAGGTATTGGATTCTTATATTCAACGTCTGAAGGACCTGGAAGAGATAGCCTTTGGTTTTGGAGGTGTTCAAAAGGCATACGCCATCCAGGCCGGTAGGGAGTTAAGGGTGATCGTGGAAAGCGAAAAGGTCAGCGATGAGAAGGCCGCGCAACTATCCTTTGAGATATCCCAAAAAATACAAACGGACATGACCTATCCAGGACAGGTAAAGGTTACGGTAATTAGGGAAACCAGAGCTGTAAACGTTGCGAAATAA
- a CDS encoding MarC family protein, translating to MKEIVTTILFLIAVIDPVGSVPVYLEATKHFDRFHKRKIAIRASFVAFIILLFFIVIGQLILEGMEISLDAFQVSGGVILFLFALTMIFGDGKPESEKHLISDYKHVTIFPVAIPSIASPGAIMAVVLMTDNHKYSLEQQVITTILVLVVILLTCLLLLAANMVQKRIGEYGITVISKIMGLILASYAVQSILDGLKDFFHF from the coding sequence TTGAAAGAAATAGTTACTACCATTCTTTTTCTTATCGCCGTAATCGACCCAGTTGGTTCGGTTCCTGTATATTTGGAAGCCACCAAACATTTTGATAGGTTCCACAAAAGAAAGATTGCCATAAGAGCATCTTTTGTGGCGTTCATCATTTTATTGTTTTTTATTGTGATTGGCCAACTTATTCTAGAGGGAATGGAGATTTCTTTGGACGCTTTTCAAGTTTCTGGCGGAGTAATTCTATTCCTTTTCGCATTGACCATGATTTTTGGAGATGGAAAACCAGAATCGGAAAAACATTTAATCTCGGATTACAAACATGTTACCATCTTCCCAGTTGCGATTCCCAGCATCGCTTCCCCAGGTGCAATAATGGCCGTCGTTTTGATGACCGACAATCATAAATACAGTCTTGAACAACAGGTAATTACTACCATTTTGGTCTTGGTAGTCATATTACTGACCTGTTTGTTGTTGCTTGCGGCCAACATGGTGCAAAAAAGAATTGGCGAATATGGCATCACGGTGATCAGTAAGATTATGGGGCTTATTTTAGCATCGTATGCCGTTCAGAGTATTTTGGATGGACTTAAGGATTTTTTCCATTTTTAG
- a CDS encoding M23 family metallopeptidase, translated as MKRFTLGLILLFSLFGYCQENYPQDAFRSPLDVPLILAGTFGELRSNHFHGGIDIKTQQREGLPVYGIAEGTITRIKVSLWGYGKVLYIAHPNGYTSVYGHLQKFSPKIEEYVKKLQYEKKSYEVETFPDYGELKIEKGELIAYSGNTGGSAGPHLHFEIRSSISEKPTNPMLYGIDIPDATNPTLEKLFVYPLSGNSQVNQSRERVQVNFSRQPDGTYLASTVNALGKIGIGFVGFDRLDMAANKNGVYAVSLSVNGKTYCSYDFESFSFGETRYINTLIDYDYLGRYRERIQKLFKSPGNYLSIYEEVYNNGIIDVSEGLSYNLQLKVSDFKGNKVILNIPVEGKKEEIKIDKEDDRTDYYVIAKKPNNFDLGGAKVFFPENTFYEDFYIDLKKGRDTVTIHRNTVPAHRNFTITFDVERYSEEERKQTFIARLDDRLNPRYLNTYKRGNTFTARTRDLGTYTLAKDTVPPTIRTKNFKEKQWLNNYRYLSVHISDDLSGVDSYSATLNGEWILMEYEPKTNTLTYNFDDKILDKKQCVLEVNVTDNVGNKSTLSTPFYRN; from the coding sequence ATGAAAAGATTTACCCTTGGACTCATCCTATTATTTTCATTATTTGGTTATTGTCAGGAGAACTATCCCCAGGATGCCTTTAGGTCTCCACTAGATGTTCCACTCATACTGGCAGGCACGTTTGGCGAACTTCGCTCCAATCATTTTCATGGAGGTATCGACATTAAGACCCAGCAACGCGAAGGACTTCCCGTTTACGGAATCGCAGAAGGCACAATTACTAGGATTAAGGTTTCATTATGGGGCTATGGCAAAGTACTGTACATTGCCCATCCCAATGGATATACATCCGTTTACGGTCACTTACAGAAGTTTTCCCCAAAAATTGAGGAATATGTAAAAAAGCTTCAATATGAAAAGAAATCCTATGAAGTGGAGACCTTTCCGGATTATGGAGAACTAAAGATCGAGAAAGGAGAGCTAATAGCCTATAGCGGAAATACCGGGGGCTCCGCAGGCCCGCACCTGCATTTTGAAATACGCAGCAGCATTTCAGAAAAACCAACCAATCCCATGCTATATGGTATAGATATCCCGGATGCTACAAATCCTACCTTGGAAAAGCTTTTTGTTTACCCACTTTCCGGAAACTCCCAAGTGAACCAAAGTAGGGAAAGGGTACAGGTCAATTTTAGTCGGCAACCGGATGGCACATATCTAGCGAGCACAGTAAATGCCTTGGGAAAAATAGGTATCGGTTTTGTAGGTTTTGATCGTCTGGACATGGCCGCAAACAAGAATGGGGTCTACGCTGTGTCACTTTCGGTAAACGGAAAAACATATTGCTCCTATGATTTTGAATCGTTTTCTTTTGGGGAGACCCGGTATATCAATACGCTTATCGACTATGATTATCTTGGAAGATATAGGGAGCGCATCCAGAAATTGTTCAAATCCCCAGGAAATTACCTGAGTATATACGAGGAAGTTTACAACAACGGCATCATTGATGTAAGCGAAGGACTAAGCTACAACCTGCAATTAAAGGTGTCAGATTTTAAAGGTAACAAGGTTATCCTGAATATCCCTGTGGAGGGAAAAAAGGAAGAAATCAAAATTGACAAAGAGGATGATAGGACAGATTACTATGTAATCGCAAAAAAGCCCAATAACTTTGATTTGGGCGGGGCAAAGGTTTTCTTTCCTGAAAATACTTTTTATGAGGACTTTTATATCGATTTAAAAAAAGGTCGGGATACCGTTACCATCCATAGAAATACGGTACCAGCCCATCGTAATTTTACCATCACATTTGATGTGGAGCGCTATTCAGAAGAAGAAAGGAAGCAGACGTTCATTGCCAGGTTGGACGATAGATTAAACCCTAGGTATTTAAATACCTATAAACGAGGAAATACATTTACGGCCAGGACAAGAGACCTTGGCACCTATACCTTGGCAAAGGATACCGTTCCACCTACCATACGAACAAAAAACTTCAAGGAAAAACAATGGCTGAACAATTACAGATATCTTAGTGTCCATATTTCAGACGACCTCAGCGGGGTGGACAGCTATTCCGCCACACTGAACGGCGAATGGATTTTGATGGAATATGAACCAAAAACAAATACGCTTACCTATAATTTCGACGATAAGATTTTGGATAAAAAGCAATGTGTCCTTGAAGTTAACGTTACTGATAATGTGGGCAATAAAAGTACCTTGTCCACACCTTTTTATAGAAACTAA